TTCAGTTCCGGGATACTGACCATGACCTTTTCGACCTCGACCCTCGTATACGCGGCTTCGTCCGGGGACCTTTTGGTGGTCTATGACTTCTCCGGCGCCGCTTCCGCGGGGACCTATCAGGGTGGGATCATGACCAACACCTCGGTCTATGGGACGGGCGGGAACAACCAGGCCCTGCAATTCACCGGCGCGGCGGTCAGCAGCCCTTCCTTCACGATCGTCCTCCCGACCCCCACCTCCACTTCCACGCCGCTGCCCACGGCCACGCCGACCATGACCTTCACGGGAACGCCCACGCCCATCCTGAAGACCACCATCTGCCCGGCCCAGCCGAACCCCGCCACCGGATCCGGGGAGATCAATGTTTGCGTGAGCGTACCGGGACCTTCCACGGTCGCGCTGGAGGTCTATACGGCCGCCTTCCGGAAGGTCTATTCGAAGTCGGCCCTGGTGGCCGGCGCGGGCACCCTTTCCTGGGACCAACGGGACCAGTGGGGAACCCCGGTGTCCAACGGCCTCTATTACATCCGCATGGAAGTCTCGGGGCCGGCGCCCACCGCGAAGGTCCTGAAGGTGCTGGTCCTCCACTGACCCTTTTGGCCGGGTGACCTTTCCAAAATTCCAGGCGGTGGAACCTGAAGGGCCCGTTCCTTCCATGAGGCCGTTTGACCGGTTCAACGGATAAAGTGACATCAGAATCGCCGGAAATGGACATCGCTATTTTCGGCTTCTGGTAACGTTTCCTCGTCGGGACCGATCCATTTTCCTTTGAAGAGGGGAACGTGAGAGAGCTTCGCGTGGGTGCTTTGGGGCGCGGCCTACTGAAAACGATTTCAAGACGTCCGGCGATCTTCCCCTTCCTTCTGTTCATTTCTTGCGTGATCCCGAAGGCCTGGGCCGCCCCGCCCTACCAGGTGGTTTGTTACGCCCTGCAGGACACCAAGTCCAGCACCTCCAGCCTCACCGGGAGCGCCGGGGCCATCAACTGGAACAGCGACGTGCCTTGGGGCGACCTGACGGTCATCGCGGACGCCTTTTACCAGCCCAACGCCAACAAGACCTTCACCAACGTGGGGGCCAAGGGGAACACCCTCATTACGGCCGCCCACAGCCACGGGGTGCGCTGCATCGTGTCCCTGGGCGGGGCAGGGCAGGATGGGGCCTTCGCCACCCTCTGTTCCTCGGCCAACCGGGCGGCCTTCGCCTCGGCGGTCAGCAACCTAGTGGCGACCAACGGCTACGACGGCGTGGACATCGACTGGGAGACCCCCGGGGCCGCGCCCCAGGCGGACGCCACCGCGATGATGCAGCTCATCTACCAGGACATCAAAGCCCTGCCCAATTCCACTTTCGACAACCAGCCCCGGACGGTCTCCTTCGCGACGGTGGATTACGTGCGGGACATCTACAACATGACCACCCTGGGGAGCTACACCGACTGGTGCTTCTACATGGGTTACGATTGGTACGACTGTCCCAACAAGTACAACGGTCCCCTGAACCTCATCAAGAACGGGATCGCGGCCATGACCAATGGGAGCCATTGGGCCTATCCCCTCTCCAAGATGGTCCTGGGATGTCCCCTTTACACCAACGATTACGACGGCGGTTGCGGGGCCCAGGAATACCAGACCCTTTCCACCCTCCATTTGGGGACGGCCGGGGCCTACAACGCGACCTATGCGGAGCAGTCCTACACGGCGAACGGCCATCAGGTCTATGTGGACACGGCCCAGAGCTATTGCGACAAGATCAATTGGGCCGTCGGGTCGGGTTTGCGGGGTATCGGCATGTGGGACCTGGGCCAGGGCCTGCCCTATACCGACAGCCTGATGTCGCCCATCTGGGACGTCATCGGCGGCAACAGCGCCTGTCTGACGGTCGTGGGCTCGACGCCCACCCCGACCCGGACGGCTTCGATGACGCCTACGGCGTCCCTCACCGCTACACCTTCGGCTACGCCAACGCGGACTTCGACGGCCACCGCCACCGCGACGAATTCGGCCACCCGCACGAATACTTCCACGGAGACCGCTACGTCCACCTTCACGCGGACGGCTTCGATGACACCTACGGCCTCCCTCACCGCTACGCCTTCGGCTACGCCAACCCGCACTTTCACGGCCACTTCGACCAACACGGCCGCCAACACTTCGACCCATACCGCGACGGCCACCGCCACCCGGACGAACACTTCCACTGGGACCGCCACCGCTACCTTTACGCGGACGGTTTCGATGACGCCTTCGGCGTCCCTCACCGCTTCGCCTTCGGCTACGCCAACTCGCACTTTCACGGCGACTTCCACCAACACGGCCACCAATACCGCGACCTCTACGGTGACTTCGACCCCGACGGTGACCTCGACCTCCACGAATACTTCGGTCATTACGCCGACCCCGACGGATTCGATGACGCCTACGGCGTCCCTCACCGCTTCGCCTTCGGCTACGCCAACACGCACGTTCACCGGGACTTCCACCGTGACTTCGACCCCGACGATGACGTCCACTCCAACGCTGTCGCCTACCGCGACCGCGTCTTCGACGTCCACAAGGACGGCGACGGATTCGATGACGGCTACGCCGTCCCTCACCGCTTCGCCTTCGGCTTCGCCCACGCACACGCCGATGCAGCCCACGAATACCTTCACCTCGACCGCGACGCCCACGGCTACTTCGACATTCACCCTGACGAGGACATCCACCCCCAGTTCCACGCCGACCACCACGTCAACTCCGACCCATACCTTCACTCGAACCTTTACTCCGACGGCGACGAGGACCTCGACCGCCACGGCGACTTCGACCCCGACCCCGAACGGCAATGGACGGCCCGTCGTTTATCCCAACCCGGCTCCGGGTCCCACGGTGAACCTCTTGCCGCCGCCCTATCCGGGGATCGGGACGGTCGAAGTGGATGTCTTCACCGGCGCTTTCCGAATGGCGGCCCATTGGGAGTTCGCCAATGTTCCATCGGGGGTTTCCGTGGTCGTTCCCTTGACCGATGGCCGTGGTTCTCCTCTGGCCAACGGGATCTATTACCTGAGGGTCCGTACTCCGGCGGGTCACTTCCTGACCAAGTTGCTGGTCCTTCGCTGATCGGGACGGTCCATCGAACGGATCGAACCTCGCTTGGCTTGAACGAGAAAGAGAACGCCAGTCCTCCAGCCGCAGAAAAAACCCGAAAAAAGTTTTAGAGAGTTCCGGGATCCATTGGGTCCTTTTTGAGCCAATTTCTTGTCCCTTTTGGTCCCGGGCGGTATATTTTTTCCGAAGTTCCAGTGTTTGAACGTCTTTCCACCCCACCAACACAGGACCTTGCCCGGCTAAATAAATTGCAATTTCATTGAACCGGTTCAAGAAAACGATTTAAACGACAGGTGAGCATGCCCGTTCTCCGGTTCAAGTACCTTTCCTTCTATATTCTCCTCCCGATCGTCCTTTTCCTCATCGCCGCTCCTTCCATGGCCGCCGGTGTTTCCGTCACCGTCAACGCCGCCTCGGCCATCCGGACCATTCCGGACACCCTTTTCGGCCAGAACATGTCCGTCTATGACGGTTCCGCGACGGCGGGCAACACGAACTATGTGAATGCCCTGAGCGCCATGGGGACCTACAACCTTCGCTTCCCGGGTGGGAGCTGGTCCGACGGCGTGGACTGGAGCAACCTGGAGAACGGGCCGGCCCCGGGCTGTTCCTCCGGCTCCTACATCATCAACATCAGCGAGGGGATCGCCTTCGCCAAGGCCGCCAACGTTCCACTCCAATGCATCGTGAACTACGGGGGCTATTGGTGTCCCG
This genomic stretch from bacterium harbors:
- a CDS encoding glycoside hydrolase family 18 protein; amino-acid sequence: MIPKAWAAPPYQVVCYALQDTKSSTSSLTGSAGAINWNSDVPWGDLTVIADAFYQPNANKTFTNVGAKGNTLITAAHSHGVRCIVSLGGAGQDGAFATLCSSANRAAFASAVSNLVATNGYDGVDIDWETPGAAPQADATAMMQLIYQDIKALPNSTFDNQPRTVSFATVDYVRDIYNMTTLGSYTDWCFYMGYDWYDCPNKYNGPLNLIKNGIAAMTNGSHWAYPLSKMVLGCPLYTNDYDGGCGAQEYQTLSTLHLGTAGAYNATYAEQSYTANGHQVYVDTAQSYCDKINWAVGSGLRGIGMWDLGQGLPYTDSLMSPIWDVIGGNSACLTVVGSTPTPTRTASMTPTASLTATPSATPTRTSTATATATNSATRTNTSTETATSTFTRTASMTPTASLTATPSATPTRTFTATSTNTAANTSTHTATATATRTNTSTGTATATFTRTVSMTPSASLTASPSATPTRTFTATSTNTATNTATSTVTSTPTVTSTSTNTSVITPTPTDSMTPTASLTASPSATPTRTFTGTSTVTSTPTMTSTPTLSPTATASSTSTRTATDSMTATPSLTASPSASPTHTPMQPTNTFTSTATPTATSTFTLTRTSTPSSTPTTTSTPTHTFTRTFTPTATRTSTATATSTPTPNGNGRPVVYPNPAPGPTVNLLPPPYPGIGTVEVDVFTGAFRMAAHWEFANVPSGVSVVVPLTDGRGSPLANGIYYLRVRTPAGHFLTKLLVLR